In the Methanothermobacter sp. genome, one interval contains:
- a CDS encoding ATPase domain-containing protein has product MESYSLDALKIRIEDAVKTTGASRVVLDKVDSLFDGVSDRGPLHMELRHLISWLNGLGVTSVFTAGDSGGKPTHGLEDYISDCVIHLTHTFDGEVGTRHMRIVKYRGSSHGLNRYPFLINERGISIFPITSLKLDSSVSRELVSTGIPDLDDMLGGGVYRGSSVLISGTTGAGKTTLLSKFAYEACRRGERCLYFANEEPADQVIRNMESVGIHLTDYLDDKLMIHADRPTSLGLESHLTEMQDLVMDFKPDAVLVDPVTGLAAAA; this is encoded by the coding sequence TGCCCTTAAGATAAGGATCGAGGATGCTGTTAAAACCACGGGGGCCAGCAGGGTTGTCCTTGATAAGGTGGACAGCCTCTTTGATGGCGTATCAGATAGGGGCCCCCTCCACATGGAACTGCGCCACCTCATATCCTGGCTGAATGGGCTGGGGGTTACAAGTGTATTCACAGCCGGGGACTCTGGTGGTAAACCAACACATGGACTTGAGGACTACATCTCTGACTGTGTCATACACCTCACCCACACCTTCGATGGGGAGGTTGGAACAAGACACATGAGAATAGTCAAGTACCGGGGCTCCAGCCACGGCCTCAACAGGTACCCCTTCCTCATCAATGAGAGGGGAATCTCAATCTTCCCGATAACCTCCCTCAAACTTGATTCCAGTGTCAGCAGGGAACTTGTCTCCACCGGGATACCTGACCTTGATGATATGCTGGGTGGGGGTGTATACAGGGGTTCCAGTGTCCTGATATCCGGTACTACAGGGGCCGGTAAGACCACCCTTCTTTCAAAGTTTGCCTATGAGGCCTGCCGCCGCGGTGAACGCTGCCTCTACTTTGCCAATGAGGAGCCCGCAGATCAGGTCATCCGTAACATGGAATCGGTGGGGATCCACCTCACAGATTACCTTGATGATAAACTCATGATACACGCTGACAGGCCCACATCACTTGGGCTTGAATCCCACCTCACAGAGATGCAGGACCTTGTAATGGACTTCAAACCTGATGCCGTACTTGTGGACCCTGTTACCGGCCTTGCAGCTGCAGCTTGA